From one Rhodamnia argentea isolate NSW1041297 chromosome 1, ASM2092103v1, whole genome shotgun sequence genomic stretch:
- the LOC125316518 gene encoding L-type lectin-domain containing receptor kinase IX.1-like isoform X1, protein MPAVTLGSLSSRARLFLFCLVCSPLIPSVTPQSFNIESFDKGMRDILYEGVATPAYGYVDLTTLNPPHRYQVGRIKYAKPVCIRDPHTGRLANFSTHFSFTIDTGGSAEYSSGLAFFLTPVGIPIPPNSAGGFLGLFDGSTDDEGPQNQIVMVEFDTYVNEAFDPPVHHIGINKNVLRPIVYAPWDPASHSGKATDVLVTYNSTTKNLSVSWSFDDKPLSQDKTYPSLSCHIDLAEVVPEYVAIGFSASSGLHPERHSINSWKFTSNLDVVDPPPLDRSWPKEVNWKPHRSRILVVVAVAFFSLVISAGSCSFLVKKSEKHGYVALTDIEISTLPAKFTYQELLAATNGFAEDRRLGRGGSGQVYKGFLSDSDRLVAVKRIFAESRHSEKVFVNEVKIISRTIHRNLVPFVGWCQEEGEFLLVYEYMPNGSLDHHLFGARRCLPWDVRYGVALGLASALNYLHEELEQWVLHRDIKAANVLLDTNFSTKLGDFGVAKLVDPRFRTQTTDVVGTFGYLAPEYLIGGKATKESDMFSFGVVALEIACGRRSYEDGGIQVPLHKWVWQLYLAGNILTAADEALCSGFRREEVECLMMVGLWCVHPDPARRPRAGQAIRFLRLEDPVPELPRGALDGPLSYWPSASQLGTMESPSPPIQESVSIKQDKSCLLKSSRNTC, encoded by the coding sequence ATGCCGGCCGTGACGCTCGGTTCTCTTTCGTCGCGCGCTCGCTTGTTCTTGTTCTGCCTTGTCTGCTCTCCTTTGATCCCCTCCGTTACTCCTCAGTCCTTCAACATAGAGAGCTTCGACAAGGGTATGAGGGACATATTGTACGAGGGAGTCGCGACGCCCGCATACGGGTACGTCGATCTCACCACACTCAATCCTCCGCATCGCTACCAGGTGGGACGGATTAAGTATGCCAAGCCCGTCTGCATACGGGATCCTCACACGGGGCGCCTAGCAAACTTCTCGACCCATTTCTCGTTCACCATCGATACTGGCGGCTCTGCTGAGTACAGCTCTGGCCTGGCCTTTTTCCTCACTCCTGTCGGGATCCCGATCCCGCCCAACTCAGCCGGTGGATTCCTGGGATTGTTCGACGGTAGCACGGATGATGAGGGGCCTCAGAACCAGATCGTCATGGTCGAGTTCGACACTTATGTGAACGAGGCGTTCGATCCACCAGTGCATCACATTGGAATCAATAAGAACGTGCTCAGGCCCATCGTTTATGCCCCCTGGGATCCCGCGTCGCACAGCGGTAAAGCGACCGATGTTCTCGTGACCTACAATTCTACGACCAAGAACCTCAGCGTGTCCTGGTCGTTCGATGACAAACCTCTTTCTCAGGATAAGACATATCCTTCGCTTTCTTGCCACATCGATCTTGCGGAAGTCGTGCCCGAATATGTAGCAATCGGGTTTTCAGCTTCTTCCGGCCTTCATCCAGAGAGACACAGCATCAATTCATGGAAGTTCACTTCGAATCTGGACGTCGTAGATCCGCCGCCGTTGGATAGATCATGGCCAAAGGAGGTGAACTGGAAACCTCACCGGTCAAGGATACTGGTCGTGGTTGCCGTCGCATTTTTTTCACTGGTGATCTCTGCAGGGTCTTGCTCTTTCTTGGTCAAGAAGAGTGAAAAGCATGGTTATGTTGCCCTTACTGACATCGAGATCAGCACATTGCCTGCGAAGTTCACTTATCAGGAATTGCTCGCCGCGACCAACGGCTTCGCAGAGGATAGAAGGCTGGGACGAGGCGGGTCTGGCCAAGTCTATAAAGGGTTCTTGAGCGATTCAGATCGCCTGGTTGCCGTCAAAAGGATCTTTGCGGAATCCCGACACTCTGAGAAGGTCTTTGTCAACGAGGTGAAGATCATAAGCCGAACGATACACAGAAACCTGGTGCCGTTTGTCGGGTGGTGCCAAGAGGAAGGCGAGTTCTTGCTCGTCTACGAGTACATGCCCAACGGCAGCCTCGACCACCACCTCTTTGGGGCCCGGAGATGCCTGCCGTGGGACGTGCGGTACGGTGTGGCGCTCGGCCTTGCGTCCGCCCTCAACTACCTCCACGAGGAGCTTGAGCAATGGGTGCTCCACCGGGACATTAAGGCAGCCAACGTGCTGCTGGACACCAACTTTAGCACCAAGCTTGGCGACTTCGGAGTGGCCAAGCTCGTTGACCCCCGGTTCAGGACTCAGACGACAGACGTGGTCGGGACTTTTGGGTATCTGGCGCCGGAGTACTTGATCGGAGGGAAGGCCACGAAGGAGTCCGACATGTTCAGCTTCGGCGTTGTGGCCCTGGAGATCGCCTGTGGCCGGAGGAGCTACGAGGATGGAGGGATCCAGGTCCCGTTGCACAAGTGGGTCTGGCAACTCTACCTTGCCGGCAACATCCTCACGGCGGCAGATGAAGCATTGTGCTCGGGGTTCCGGAGGGAGGAGGTGGAGTGCCTGATGATGGTGGGGCTGTGGTGTGTGCACCCAGACCCCGCGAGACGACCAAGGGCGGGGCAAGCAATCAGGTTCCTCCGGCTCGAGGACCCGGTCCCGGAGCTCCCACGTGGAGCTCTTGACGGCCCACTTTCGTACTGGCCATCGGCTTCGCAATTAGGAACGATGGAATCTCCATCTCCTCCAATTCAAGAGTCTGTGTCTATTAAGCAAGACAAATCCTGCCTCCTAAAGTCATCCCGCAACACATGTTGA
- the LOC115743329 gene encoding L-type lectin-domain containing receptor kinase IX.1-like, which translates to MPAAMLGSLSSRARLFLFCLVCSPLIPSVTPLSFNVESFHKGMRDILYEGVATPAYGYVDLTTRNPPHRYQVGRIKYAKPVCIRDPQTGRQADFRTHFSFTIETGGSAEYSDGLAFFLTPVGIPIPPNSAGQFLGLFDGSTDDEGPQNQIVMVEFDTYVNEAFDPPVRHIGINKNVLKSLVSAPWDPASHSGKATDVLVTYNSTTKNLSVSWSFDNKPLSQDKTYPSISYPIDLAEVLPEYVAIGFSASFGLHPERHSINSWNFTSNLDVVDPPPLDRSRPKGVNSKPHRSRILVVVAVAFFLLVISAGSGSFLVKKSEKHGYGALTDIEISTLPAKFTYQELLAATNGFAEDRRLGRGGSGQVYKGFLSNSDRLVAVKRIFAESRHSEKVFANEVKIISRTIHRNLVPFVGWCQEEGEFLLVYKYMPNGSLDHHLFGARRCLPWDVRYSVALGLASALNYLHEELEQWVLHRDIKAANVLLDTNFSTKLGDFGVAKLVDPRFRTPTTDVVGTFGYLAPEYLFEGRATKESDMFSFGVVALEIACGQRSYEDGGIRVPLHKWVWQLYLAGNILTAADEALCSGFRREEVECLMMVGLWCVHPDPARRPKAGQAIRFLRLEDPVPELPRGALDGPLSYRPSASQLGTTESPSPPIQESVSIKQDKSCLLKSSRNTC; encoded by the coding sequence ATGCCGGCCGCGATGCTCGGTTCTCTTTCGTCGCGCGCTCGCTTGTTCTTGTTCTGCCTTGTCTGCTCTCCTTTGATCCCCTCTGTTACTCCTCTGTCCTTCAACGTAGAGAGCTTCCACAAGGGTATGAGGGACATACTGTACGAGGGAGTCGCGACGCCCGCATACGGGTACGTTGATCTCACCACACGCAATCCTCCGCATCGCTACCAGGTGGGACGGATTAAGTATGCCAAGCCCGTCTGCATACGAGATCCTCAGACGGGGCGCCAAGCGGACTTCAGGACCCATTTCTCGTTCACCATCGAGACTGGCGGCTCTGCTGAGTACAGCGATGGCCTGGCCTTTTTCCTCACTCCTGTCGGGATCCCGATCCCGCCCAACTCGGCCGGTCAATTCCTGGGATTGTTCGACGGTAGCACGGATGATGAGGGGCCTCAGAACCAGATCGTCATGGTCGAGTTCGACACTTATGTGAACGAGGCGTTCGATCCACCAGTGCGTCACATCGGAATCAATAAGAACGTGCTCAAGTCCCTCGTTTCTGCCCCCTGGGATCCCGCATCGCACAGCGGTAAAGCGACCGATGTTCTCGTGACCTACAATTCTACGACCAAGAACCTCAGCGTGTCCTGGTCGTTCGACAACAAACCTCTTTCCCAGGATAAGACATATCCTTCGATTTCTTACCCCATCGATCTTGCGGAAGTCCTTCCCGAATATGTAGCAATCGGGTTTTCAGCTTCTTTCGGCCTTCATCCAGAGAGACACAGCATCAATTCATGGAATTTCACTTCGAATCTCGACGTCGTAGATCCGCCGCCGCTGGATAGATCGCGGCCAAAGGGGGTGAACTCAAAACCTCACCGGTCAAGGATACTGGTCGTGGTTGCCGTCGCATTTTTTTTACTGGTAATCTCTGCGGGGTCTGGCTCTTTCTTGGTCAAGAAGAGTGAAAAGCATGGTTATGGCGCCCTTACCGACATCGAGATCAGCACATTGCCTGCGAAGTTCACTTATCAGGAATTGCTCGCCGCGACCAACGGCTTCGCAGAGGATAGAAGGCTGGGACGAGGCGGGTCTGGCCAAGTCTATAAAGGGTTCTTGAGCAATTCAGATCGCCTGGTCGCCGTCAAAAGGATCTTTGCGGAATCCCGACACTCTGAGAAGGTCTTTGCCAACGAGGTGAAGATCATAAGCCGAACGATACACAGAAACCTGGTGCCGTTTGTTGGGTGGTGCCAAGAGGAAGGTGAGTTCTTGCTCGTCTACAAGTACATGCCCAACGGCAGCCTCGACCACCACCTCTTTGGGGCCCGAAGATGCCTGCCGTGGGACGTGCGGTACAGCGTGGCGCTCGGCCTTGCGTCCGCCCTCAACTACCTCCACGAGGAGCTTGAGCAATGGGTGCTCCACCGGGACATTAAGGCAGCCAACGTGCTGCTGGACACCAACTTTAGCACCAAGCTTGGCGACTTCGGAGTGGCCAAGCTCGTTGACCCCCGGTTCAGGACTCCGACGACAGACGTGGTTGGGACTTTTGGGTATCTAGCGCCCGAGTACTTGTTCGAAGGGAGGGCCACGAAGGAGTCCGACATGTTCAGCTTCGGCGTTGTGGCCCTGGAGATCGCATGTGGCCAGAGGAGCTACGAGGATGGGGGAATCCGGGTCCCGCTGCACAAGTGGGTCTGGCAACTCTACCTTGCCGGCAACATCCTCACAGCGGCAGATGAAGCGTTGTGCTCTGGGTTCCGGAGGGAGGAGGTGGAGTGCCTGATGATGGTGGGGCTGTGGTGTGTGCATCCAGACCCCGCGAGACGACCAAAGGCGGGGCAAGCGATCAGGTTCCTCCGGCTCGAGGACCCGGTCCCGGAGCTCCCACGTGGAGCTCTTGACGGCCCACTTTCGTACCGGCCATCGGCTTCGCAATTAGGAACGACGGAATCTCCATCTCCTCCAATTCAAGAGTCTGTGTCTATTAAGCAAGACAAATCCTGCCTCCTAAAGTCATCCCGCAACACATGTTGA
- the LOC115743323 gene encoding cyclin-dependent kinase inhibitor 5-like, which translates to MGKYIRKGKAAGELAVMEATQSSLGVRTRAKTLASQRLQKSPPAAAAANPQATPPPPPPPAPPATASSGSYLQLRSRRLPKPPILVRSHYSRRQRKVGCGASSAKSPSPGSSPNPRARSRLRVGPMESVGSYLSNSAGGNKDKSGEEAKDGIPREENAVGNDNECSSNADLGVGEASFGDNVLEFEGRERSTRESTPCSLIRDPEVVKTPSSTTRPTTLTETNRRIHNVGGRHIPTTHEMDEFFAGAAEDQQRNFIEKYNFDPVNDKPLPGRFEWQKLDP; encoded by the exons aTGGGCAAGTACATTCGCAAGGGGAAGGCGGCGGGCGAGCTCGCCGTCATGGAGGCCACGCAGTCCTCCCTCGGCGTCCGCACTCGCGCCAAAACCCTAGCCTCCCAGCGCCTCCAGAAGTCTCccccggcggcggcggcggcgaatcCTCAGGCtactcctcctccgccgcccccGCCGGCGCCTCCCGCGACGGCCAGCTCCGGCTCCTACCTCCAGCTCCGGAGCCGGCGGCTCCCGAAGCCGCCGATCCTCGTCCGGAGCCACTACTCGAGGCGGCAGAGGAAGGTCGGCTGTGGAGCCTCCTCGGCCAAGAGCCCTAGCCCCGGCTCGAGCCCTAACCCTAGAGCGCGCTCGAGGTTGAGAGTCGGCCCGATGGAGTCGGTCGGGTCTTACTTGAGCAACAGCGCGGGTGGGAACAAGGACAAGAGCGGCGAGGAGGCCAAGGATGGGATTCCCAGGGAGGAAAATGCGGTGGGGAACGACAACGAGTGTAGCAGTAATGCTGATTTGGGGGTTGGAGAGGCTTCTTTCGGCGACAACGTTTTGGAGTTTGAAGGCAGAGAAAG GAGTACTAGGGAATCGACACCCTGCAGTTTGATTAGAGACCCTGAAGTTGTGAAAACTCCTAGTTCTACTACCCGGCCCACCACCTTAACTGAGACTAACCGAAGAATACATAACGTTGGCGGCAGACATATCCCGACGACACATGAAATGGATGAGTTCTTTGCTGGTGCAGCAGAAGATCAGCAGAGAAATTTTATTGAGAA ATACAACTTTGACCCGGTGAATGACAAACCACTGCCAGGACGCTTTGAGTGGCAGAAATTGGATCCATAG
- the LOC125316518 gene encoding L-type lectin-domain containing receptor kinase IX.1-like isoform X2, protein MPAVTLGSLSSRARLFLFCLVCSPLIPSVTPQSFNIESFDKGMRDILYEGVATPAYGYVDLTTLNPPHRYQVGRIKYAKPVCIRDPHTGRLANFSTHFSFTIDTGGSAEYSSGLAFFLTPVGIPIPPNSAGGFLGLFDGSTDDEGPQNQIVMVEFDTYVNEAFDPPVHHIGINKNVLRPIVYAPWDPASHSGKATDVLVTYNSTTKNLSVSWSFDDKPLSQDKTYPSLSCHIDLAEVVPEYVAIGFSASSGLHPERHSINSWKFTSNLDVNWKPHRSRILVVVAVAFFSLVISAGSCSFLVKKSEKHGYVALTDIEISTLPAKFTYQELLAATNGFAEDRRLGRGGSGQVYKGFLSDSDRLVAVKRIFAESRHSEKVFVNEVKIISRTIHRNLVPFVGWCQEEGEFLLVYEYMPNGSLDHHLFGARRCLPWDVRYGVALGLASALNYLHEELEQWVLHRDIKAANVLLDTNFSTKLGDFGVAKLVDPRFRTQTTDVVGTFGYLAPEYLIGGKATKESDMFSFGVVALEIACGRRSYEDGGIQVPLHKWVWQLYLAGNILTAADEALCSGFRREEVECLMMVGLWCVHPDPARRPRAGQAIRFLRLEDPVPELPRGALDGPLSYWPSASQLGTMESPSPPIQESVSIKQDKSCLLKSSRNTC, encoded by the exons ATGCCGGCCGTGACGCTCGGTTCTCTTTCGTCGCGCGCTCGCTTGTTCTTGTTCTGCCTTGTCTGCTCTCCTTTGATCCCCTCCGTTACTCCTCAGTCCTTCAACATAGAGAGCTTCGACAAGGGTATGAGGGACATATTGTACGAGGGAGTCGCGACGCCCGCATACGGGTACGTCGATCTCACCACACTCAATCCTCCGCATCGCTACCAGGTGGGACGGATTAAGTATGCCAAGCCCGTCTGCATACGGGATCCTCACACGGGGCGCCTAGCAAACTTCTCGACCCATTTCTCGTTCACCATCGATACTGGCGGCTCTGCTGAGTACAGCTCTGGCCTGGCCTTTTTCCTCACTCCTGTCGGGATCCCGATCCCGCCCAACTCAGCCGGTGGATTCCTGGGATTGTTCGACGGTAGCACGGATGATGAGGGGCCTCAGAACCAGATCGTCATGGTCGAGTTCGACACTTATGTGAACGAGGCGTTCGATCCACCAGTGCATCACATTGGAATCAATAAGAACGTGCTCAGGCCCATCGTTTATGCCCCCTGGGATCCCGCGTCGCACAGCGGTAAAGCGACCGATGTTCTCGTGACCTACAATTCTACGACCAAGAACCTCAGCGTGTCCTGGTCGTTCGATGACAAACCTCTTTCTCAGGATAAGACATATCCTTCGCTTTCTTGCCACATCGATCTTGCGGAAGTCGTGCCCGAATATGTAGCAATCGGGTTTTCAGCTTCTTCCGGCCTTCATCCAGAGAGACACAGCATCAATTCATGGAAGTTCACTTCGAATCTGGAC GTGAACTGGAAACCTCACCGGTCAAGGATACTGGTCGTGGTTGCCGTCGCATTTTTTTCACTGGTGATCTCTGCAGGGTCTTGCTCTTTCTTGGTCAAGAAGAGTGAAAAGCATGGTTATGTTGCCCTTACTGACATCGAGATCAGCACATTGCCTGCGAAGTTCACTTATCAGGAATTGCTCGCCGCGACCAACGGCTTCGCAGAGGATAGAAGGCTGGGACGAGGCGGGTCTGGCCAAGTCTATAAAGGGTTCTTGAGCGATTCAGATCGCCTGGTTGCCGTCAAAAGGATCTTTGCGGAATCCCGACACTCTGAGAAGGTCTTTGTCAACGAGGTGAAGATCATAAGCCGAACGATACACAGAAACCTGGTGCCGTTTGTCGGGTGGTGCCAAGAGGAAGGCGAGTTCTTGCTCGTCTACGAGTACATGCCCAACGGCAGCCTCGACCACCACCTCTTTGGGGCCCGGAGATGCCTGCCGTGGGACGTGCGGTACGGTGTGGCGCTCGGCCTTGCGTCCGCCCTCAACTACCTCCACGAGGAGCTTGAGCAATGGGTGCTCCACCGGGACATTAAGGCAGCCAACGTGCTGCTGGACACCAACTTTAGCACCAAGCTTGGCGACTTCGGAGTGGCCAAGCTCGTTGACCCCCGGTTCAGGACTCAGACGACAGACGTGGTCGGGACTTTTGGGTATCTGGCGCCGGAGTACTTGATCGGAGGGAAGGCCACGAAGGAGTCCGACATGTTCAGCTTCGGCGTTGTGGCCCTGGAGATCGCCTGTGGCCGGAGGAGCTACGAGGATGGAGGGATCCAGGTCCCGTTGCACAAGTGGGTCTGGCAACTCTACCTTGCCGGCAACATCCTCACGGCGGCAGATGAAGCATTGTGCTCGGGGTTCCGGAGGGAGGAGGTGGAGTGCCTGATGATGGTGGGGCTGTGGTGTGTGCACCCAGACCCCGCGAGACGACCAAGGGCGGGGCAAGCAATCAGGTTCCTCCGGCTCGAGGACCCGGTCCCGGAGCTCCCACGTGGAGCTCTTGACGGCCCACTTTCGTACTGGCCATCGGCTTCGCAATTAGGAACGATGGAATCTCCATCTCCTCCAATTCAAGAGTCTGTGTCTATTAAGCAAGACAAATCCTGCCTCCTAAAGTCATCCCGCAACACATGTTGA